AAGTTGATACgatttattttgggacagagggattTTTCTTTAAATCTAATATTGTAAATTTTGTGAACTTTAAGCAAACGAAATATATGTTTCCAAAATACTAAATCTGAAATCTGTCAACATTTCCTAAAGgaaatatgaacatttttaaaataaatttgaTACTTTTTATAATTTCATGAGCATTTAAAAAATGTATAGCTTTAAAAAACAAGAAGatctttttaattttaattttttttcaaacatCATCAACAGTtgaaaacaaaataaacaaaaaggTAAAAAATGTAGTCTAGACAAGAAGATGGCATCAGTCTCAAGATCCACAATATCATCTTTTCTTTATGTCTGATCAAGAAGATTGTTGTCGGCCACAAAGTTAACCGTGTCATGATCTTGTGCTTGATGATGAGGGTTCGTCTACACAAAAGCCCTTCCTGTCATTGCTTTTTTTCACGTAGTCTTTAAGTGAACTCGTCCCGCCTTCTCTTCCTGTGGTCCTCCTTGAGACAGGGCTAGAAGAGCTGACTAGACTATCAATGTTGGCACTCTTGAGAGCCAACGGCTTCCCCGTGCATTTGAGAATCCTTGGAATGAAGAACAAGATTGATGCCGGCAACAACCTCTAGTTGTCGCCATGTCATGATTTTCAGAacatgattttcagaacaaaccCGTGACCATGGTTTTCACTTTCGGTGAGATTTCGATGAAATTCACGAAATTCATTAATTTCAGTGGACACTAAAATATTTACCTTCCAGCCAAAATATTTTAGCAATTTCAGTAGTACAtagaattcaaatattttttaaaatatttttcaaaattttggtTAAATTCAAGTTAATATTTCAGCCTTTTGGCTGAAATGCAAACCGAAATTACTGAATTCACGGAATTTTGGTGACTTCGGCTGTTGCTGAAATTTCCTGAAACTGAAATTGAAAACCTTGCCTCTAGGACACGGTGGTGAGGACATGTTGTGTCCATAGCTCGTTGCGATGTTGTAGGCGGTAATGCCGTCTTGCCCGCAAAGGTGCACTAGGAGAAGTGTCACTCAGACATGTTTGGTACTAGTTCGGTGCTTGATTTATAAACTCTTTTTACCCCGGAAAAGAAATTACGTTCATCAGATCTTCATTAATTAATGGGGTTGTTGGTAGTTGACACTATTGGTTGCCTGGGGAGGCTGATCTGGCAGATCTTATTTCTAGAACCTTGCAGAAAATCGAGCCAATGGGTTCATGACTGATTTATTGTGAAAATTTAGTATGACATAATTAAGTACACTGTCCAATTCCACACTACCATATAACGAGAGGCTAGCACCCAAATACAAATATAATAGCACTTATATTTTATACCTTGAAAACAAAACAGTATAACATTTGCAAAGAAAAACATCAAGACATACCAGTTGGATGATATTATAAAAATCTCTTGTTTACATATTGTGAATAGAGTAATTTCGAAAATAACTTCATAGCTTCAGGCGCAGCTTCTCCTTCCCGAAAACATCAGCAAAATAGTCAAGTTACATTGAAAGTGTATAATACCATAAATTAAACGAAGCATGTACAATCACTCACATTACAGTGTTCTCCCTTTCGACCATTCCAGTCAATTAATTACCAATGTATAACTCACAACTTGCCCCTAGTTATGATCTGTGAAAAAGGCGGCAACACAAATAATAGATGGATCGTCTTAATATCAGTTCTCTGTATAGATGGATTTTTCTCTTTTCGAAATCTGTAAGAGTACTTACATCAACGATGTTTGATGCATTTTACCTGCATCTAACAGGTGGCCTGGAAGTGCCTACATCATAATCTGAATCTGGTGATTGGTTTCTATTTGAGAAATATTGCTCCACTGCCGAGATCAATCAAAGTTCAGGAAAAGTTAATTAGAAAATTAGGGCAAAGGCTAGGCTAAATAGAACATGCATGAGAAGAAGAATATGTGGTGATCTACTAGTATCTTGTATTTGTACTGCACGCTGACCTGCTGTTGCTTCCTTGGGGCTGGCTGGCGAAGACTAGGCGATGCGCCGTCACCGCGATGGGCGAACAAGATGGGGAGAGGCGGAGTAGAGGGAAGACCCCGGTAAGTCTTGGCGAGCGAGAGTCGTCGATTCACAACACATCCGACCTGATGCGTTACGAGTCATCTAACGCACGCACGGGACAGTAGTAGCAGTTTACGTATGGGCCTTAGCTGGGATACTCCCGTGAAGATTTCTGGACTAAAAGGCTTTCGCTTGTGAATTCCAAATTCCGATGGGTGCAGCCTCGATTTTCTAATGGGTTCACGCACACGATAACCTACATATGCGTACGTGGCAGCAGAAAATCGTTGGGTTCACTTGAACCCAACGCCACAACGCTGGCTCCGCCCCTGTTGGTACATGTGTTCCACTGAGCTACCTTTCCCATTTACATTTCTCCTATTTCTACTTTATCATATTGTGGATTGCTAGCCAGGTGATTCATGCAGTTCCAATTTTTCCACTTAGCATGATATAACCAATGATATTATTGATACAGATAGTAATAGAATATGACATATACATGATAGGCACGACAACAAACTACAAGCAGACATTGTTGGAGCACACCAGCATGGCAAACACATACAAATGAAAATACCAAGTGCTTTAATACTTTTCTAATCGAACGCCACATGGACCTTAAAGCAACTAATGTTTATACTTCAGCTACTTCAAGACCCGTGGAACTTTCCCTTAGAAAAATAAGCACCTCCTTATTCCCACCTTTAAAGCACAACATCTTATGGGTAGACCTCGATGACGGATCGAGCTCCCAATTTCTTCACAATTTTGTAGTCCGTGAATCCGGCTTTCTTGAATAGCTCGGACCAGTGTTTTTCATCACGTTGGCCACCCCTCGTGTTTACCATCATGAGCATATCCATCAGAAGTTGGGCTTCAAACATTACTGGCCCTAAGGAAGGTCCAACCACAATCTCTATGATTATCACCTTTCCTCCCTCCTCACGTGGAGGAATAGCCTTTCTGCACTGGGCTAGGATTTTCACACAGTCCTCATCGCTCCAAAAGTGTAGCACAAGCTACAAAAATAGGTAAATTTTGAAGAATGAAATATGAATAAGCCTGAATTTTATGAGTTGTAGCTTGTCATGTCATACCTTGAGCATCACGGCTTGAGATGGTGGGACGGTGTGGAACAGGTCACCCGCAACATAGTTGATGACACCATCGGCTGGGGCTTTGTCAATCACCTTCGGAAGGTCTAGAACAGTGCACTTAATGTGAGGGTAAGCCTTGACGAGGGCCCTCGCCGTCGTACCATCGCCACCGCAGCAGTCAGTGAGGGACTCAAGCCCCTTGAAGATGTCACCGCACTCACGGAGTATGGTGGCAATCCCCAGGTTGTCATGGGCAGCTACGCCTTGGTTGACAACGTCGTCGAGCTCTTCGTCAAGGAGGGCAGTTTTCTCATCCAAGAGTGGCACGCCGAACTTCTCCTCGAAAGGTGACGGCACCGGTGGCTCGGTGTCCTTCTTGAACCAGTCTgccagccccagcgccgcctccgTGTAGTGCGGTGAGGTGACACCAAGCACGAAATACCTTTGGCTATGGTGCTCATCCGCCACGACGCCGTGCACCAGAACGCGGGACAGCGGGGTGAGGCGGTAGAGCTCCATGCCGGGCTCGGACTCGTTGTCGGCTGCGAAGACGCCCGAGTTGACGAGCACGCGCATGACCCGGCCAAGAAATGGCATCTTAACCGAGGGAAGGGACAGTGCGGTCATCAGGTCGGGCAGCGAGGCGACCCCACCAAGGCGGTGGATGGCCGTCGGGATCTCAAGGTCGACGACACACCGGAGCGCCATTGAGGTGAGGTAATAGAGGCTGTGACGCCACAGGTCTGCCTGTGCCTGCAGCAGCTCAGCGTCCGTGGGAACCTCGATGCTCTCAGCCTGAGCCgccattgctctctctccctttCTGTGTTCAATTATGTGAGGACTGTGTGACTGATTTTGCGTAGCATGCAAGTGTTTATATATAGCTGCCAGCCTACTCCTGTCGAGAGGAGTGGGTATTAGAGTTTGGTTAGCTGTGGAGCGAAAGGTGACACGTCACACGCGACACACGAGACAATAAAATATGAATATGGAAGTGTGTAGGCAGCCCAAATCAAGTCTCACGCGACACACGGTCCACTGTCCCAATTGTAGTAATGTGGCGTCAGAACTGTCATCAGATCTTCATGAATTAATGTGGTTGAAGGAAGAGAGTTTGTAATCAAGCGCATTAGGAGAGAGCAAAACTCGGAGTCATTTCGTAGCGAATTTCGGTAGAAATGAGAAGCGCATTGCTGTATGACTTCGATCTGAGCCTGGCGAGGTTCCTGAACTATATAATGCAGACATGTTTAGTACTACTTCGGTGCTTGATTTATAAACTCTTTTTACCCCGGAAAAAAATTACGTTCATCAGATCTTCATTATTAATTAATGGGGTTGTTGGTAGTTGACACTATTGATTGCCTGGGGAGGCTGATCTCCCAGATCTTATTTCTAGAACCTTGCAGAAAAAATGTTGAAGACAACTGACACTTGCTGCGTGGGCTATTGATGTTCCCGATCCCCCAAATCTCCGTGATGGGTGTTTCAGTTCTGCCCTGATTGTCCACACCATCAGGCAGTCACCCCCGCCGTCGTCTCTGCCATTTCTGGCCCATCAGCATGCTGCCGACGACGCTTACGGCCCACCAGGGTACTGTCACCGTCTCACCGACGTCTGCGACCTCTCCGTCTAAACACTGCAGAGCTTCGGCCTCGTCGGATCCAACCACTGAGTGACATGCATGTTTGGTTATTTCAATCTTCATGTGTTCTTGTGAAGGGAGTATATAGACAACGGAATTGATGGAGAACAGAGCTGGTTGTATGTTTTATTGACTCAAATGCATCGCCATTCGCACAGACATGATACGCACAATCCATAAAGATGAAAGGAAAATAATACTGAAATAATAACAAAGCCGCTAAATATTTTGGAGAGGGGCTAGATTTTGGCAAAGTTCTGTGCACACGAACAAGATAACTTCCGGCTGCTAAATTCATTAATTTTCAGCTTCAATCCAGGTTGAACTTCACTTAAAGCAGTTAAACATTCAAGTTCAATAAATTCAACTAAGCAACATAGCCATGGGCAGCAACTAGACGTGCATGGATTTTGTTAAATATATTTAAAGTCGCCTAGAGACTCTTATCTTCAGTATATGTTGTGTGAGTATGGTGATTTTATCTGGTGCGCCGGGGCATTTCTTTGAGACACGAAAATGACAAATTCGACATGAATGTGGTAATGGGCCAAATCTGAAGCCCTACTTgtgttatgtactattcagtgtCGAATTTGTCAATTTGTATCTCAAGCAATGCTTCAAATTTTGATTTCAATTTTTGTGACAACATACAATGATGTTGTGTCAATGCACTAATTTGTTTTCAGATATTTTGTGTATAACTTTAAATATGCAACGGGGGTCCGATGCACGGGTAGCACCAAATGTCCCCGTGCACCATATACATTCCCACATTCATGTGGTCGTTTGCATATGCATGTGTGATGCGTCCACATATTGTACTCATGTTTTAAAAAAGGACAAAAAGACAAGATTTGGTGAAATGTCATCTTATGCACTTTTCACGCTACCAGTGGCGGAGCCTGCGTATGAGCGTTGGGTTCAGCTGAACCCAACGACTTTGCCTGGCCAGGGGTATAATACACATATAGTATGTGCATGAACCCAATACAAAATCAGGGCTGAACCCATCAACTTGGAATGAAACGCTCGGTGAGAAGCCCAAAAGCCCACAATGTAAATTCTCTCAGTCCCAGCCTGACAGGCCTGTTCGTGGCTTCCTGTCGCTGTTCTATTTCTGTACGTGTATAGGGCAGCCGCCGGCCGCACGACCTTTTGCGTTTTTTTTCGCCCCCTCCAATCTCAGATCTATTCTCTCGTTCGCCTCGATACTCCAGCAACAGAGATGAGGCGACAAGGACAGGTCAGCAGCAGGAAGGCTCCCTAGACCAAATTTGAGGTTGTAGTTCATCACATCTCCTCTCTATTGTGTATATCATGGTTGGTAGCCCATAGTTTTCCAGTTAGTTATTCGGTGATTCCATGTACTTTGATTGATCTAGGCTGTCGAATTTTATTTCCTCAAAAAAATATTCATCATCAGATTTAGATAATGATGTTAGCACTTCAAGGTCACCCATTAGACGTTGTCAAAGTGCATCAAATTTCTCCATGAGTAGTCTTCTGAAGCCTTTCCATTTAAAGATAAAATAGTTTGAGTGAATTGCCTTATGATTCAGCGATCATAAGATAATTTAGAAGTACACAAGAAGTCGAGGAAGTAAGATGAGATTAGGTGCACATATTTAACAAAGTGACCTTACATGCCACCACTTAATTATGTCTATCCACACATGGATATTGCAGGCATGAACAGAGATTTAATCTAGGATAGTTTAACGAAGGTAATTCCCAATTATTTTACAAAGGGGACTTCATCATGACTTTATATTGCctactatttatgttttcttaTGAGTTAAAGATGTTGCCAAATGAGTATGTAGAAATTTTGAATTATATTACTGCACAAATCAGAGGTAATATATTCAGTTTGTTGATCGATGAGGTTACCTATGTGTCTGGCAAAGAGCAGATGACAATTCTTTCGAAATACTTTAGCAATCTAGGATTTATCATTGAACGGTTAGTTGGAGTCTAACATGTTAAGGAAACATCAACAATTTGTCACAAGGCTACTCTTAAAAAATTATTCACTAATATTTGATTAAGCATAAAACATGTCAGAGGACAATATTATGATGGGGCAAGCAACATGTGTGTCAGAGGACAATAGTGTGATGGGGAAAGCAACATGTATGGTGTGTTCAATTGAAAGCAAATATTTTGCAATATTATTCACTTTATTATGTGCATTACTTTGCTCAACAGCTCTCCATTTCATTCAATGTCATCCAACTGGTATGTCTCGCACTCTCTCAGTTTTTAAtgcaatacaatatgtgtcgtggaattgtcacggcagatgtcctagagaaaggacttagtcgtagggccatcgcaactaggaagcttaaaggggttaatcgggacaaaggacacgagacgttttatactagttcggccccttataatgaaggtaaaagcctacgtctagttgtgttggtattgctagggtttcgatccggcttggttctcgatctcttgtttcttgccctaagccgccaccgggtcatccccttatatacacgggctgaCGTCTGGTGGcatacagagtcccagccggctcataatcgtgtctggctcggtgacttcctttacatgcctttccttacaatATGTGATAGGTGATGTCATATCTCTATTATGTATGTTGTGTTTTAGTGCCAAACACTTCTTGAGATGGTATAGATTTGAAGTTATAATTAATTTATCGGTACCCAAATCCTTTTAATAAGTCAATGACTGAACCCAATGGCAAATTTTTCTGGCTCTGCGCCTGCATGCTGCCAAAAGTGTACATCTTATCATTTCAATATTTTATTACTCTTTGCCTCAATATGGATAATTTTCATAATTCAGGATTTCAGCCCACGAACATTTGGTGCCATCAAACAAAGATTTTCCTCGTCGACTTCTAGTATCTTGTTTTTGCATTTAATTTGAAGAAGAAAATAtcattattgatataaaaatagaACGTGCCAACAATACATAATATGCATGACAAGTAACAAGAAAGCATTGTTGGAGGCTTGAAACACACCGACATGGTAAAaactgaacacacacacacacacacacagagagagagagagagagagagagagagagagagagtgctttAGTACTTCTCTAAATGAACTTTACATTGATCTTAAGGCATCTGATTCAAACACTTGAGCTACTTTATAAGAACCATGAAGCTATCATTTAGAAAAACAAGCACCACTTTTATTCATATCCTTAGAGCGCAACATCTTAGGGGTAGACCTCGATAACGCATCGAGCCCCCAGCTTCTTCACAATTTTATAGTCTTTGAACCCTGCTTCCACGAATAGCTTGCGCCAGTCATTTTCACTCCGTTGGGCTCCTCTTGTGTTCACCATCATGAGCATATCCATCAAGAGTTGGGCTTCAAACATTATTGGTCCTAAGGAAGGTCCAATCACGATGTCTATGATAATCACCTTTCCTCCCTCGTCGCGTGGAGGAATGGCCTTCTTGCACTGGGTTAAGATTTTTACACAATCCTCGTCGCTCCAAAAGTGTAGCACAAGCTGCAACAATAGGTAAAGTTCAAAGAATGAAAGATCGATAAGTGTGACTTCTACAAGTTGTGAGACCAAAATGTAAGAATTTCCCATAATTTGTCATGTTATATATACCTTGAGCATCACGGCTTGAGAAGATGGGACGGTGTGGAACAGGTCACCCGCAACATAGTTGATGACACCATGGGCTGGGGCTTTGTCAATCACCTTCGGAAGGTCTAGAACAGTGCACTTAATGTGAGGGTAAGCCTTGACGAGGGCCCTCGCCGTCGTACCATCGCCACCGCAGCAGTCAGTGAGGGACTCAAGCCCCTTGAAGATGTCACCGCACTCACGGAGTATGGTGGCAATCCCCAGGTTGTCATGGAAGGGACAGCTCAGCCATCAGGTCGGGCAGCGAAGCGAACCCGCCGAGGCGGTGGATGGTGGTCGGGATCCCAAGCTGGACGGCGCACCGGAGCCCCATGGACGAGAGGTAGTAGAGGCTGTGGCGCCACAGGTCAGCCTGCGCCTGCAGCAACTCAGTGTCCGTCGGAACTTCAATGGTGTCTGCCTGAGCCGCCATCGCTCTCCCGGACCCTCTCCTTCTCTGTTCCGTTCTCTTGATGAGTGTGTGGTTGCTATGTGTTGCTTTGGAAATTCGTTGATGTGATGAGCTAGTGCTTAAATAGACCACACACGACACAACAGGCTATGAAGTAACAcgcggcacaagagataatagagTATGAATATGCAGCTAGGTGTATATGTttctgcggtccactctcccaaTTGTGGCATTGTGGCGCCAGATCGGTCACGGACTCTTGTCCTGATGAATTTATGGGGTTGTTGGCACGCACAGGCACTGCTGATTGCCAGGAGAGTTTGATCTAGCAGATTCATctggaaaatgaaaaaaatagcgtGGCCTCTgaaaatatgctattagcgtgctatagcacgctatagcgtgctattagcgaggcATTGTACATTGATTTATTTAGCGAGATAATTCTTTATATACTATAGCATGCTATTAGCGATGCTATAACGCGTTATTTTTTTCAGTGTCAATTGCAAAGAAATACCTTAGGACAACTGACATGCATGGCACCAGTGAAATTAATTGTGTCAAGTGTTGATTTTTCTAAAGGAGGTTGAATCCCGGCGTCTGCATTGTACGTGCATATGGCCGTTCTTATTGATTATTAACTAGAGTACAAAGCAAAGAAAACCACTAGCGAACCGTTACAAAATAGAATAAAATTAACACCTACAACCAAGTTAATTTTCATCGTCAGGTTTAGCGGAGTTGGCCTGAAAAAGGGTTTTCATCCTGCTTGCAAAGACCAGCAGTAGACGCCACCTTCAATAAGGTAACGACACAAGTACGTCGTTGCCTAGCCTAGCAAATAAAGATGTGGACAAGAGTTTTCACCTTGCAATAAAACAGTGTTCCAATCAACATCTTGATGAACGATAATTCAATAGTCGCTTCCGTTAGTACTCCATGCCAGGGCCAAAGGCGCTAGCAAAATGATGGGACATCTTTCACCTAAGAACACGGTCATGGCTGTCAGGAAGACGCTCATGTTGTCGCAAAACTGATCACTGTCACTCCACACCGACACGAGTCACACGACAGCATCCCTCGTGCCGTCATAGCCAGGCCTCATAGCCACTGCTAGTTGATGCGTGTCAACTATTAATAAACAGTTAAAATCACGAGCCCCCTTCCCCACCCATTTATTAATCTCCATTATGAGTGCGTCTCCTGATTCCACATCACATTCTACCGCCAGGGGAAACCCAATGGTGAGAAACTTGGCTGTGACTTCAAGATgataaaaaagaagaaggaaaacaaaaAAGGCCAACAAGCCATCTACTTGCAACGGATATGACGTTCACTAATGGTTTGTTGTTTATTTTCCGAGAACACGATACAGATGCACGCGCATACACTTATccctatgaacacacacgcacACCTGTCCCTATGAGCACCGTTGAAATACTAAGCCAAGATATCatattgagattgacgaagtcatcacAGACGTCTCGTagtcgacaggaacgtctcctcccacagaACGCGCATCaccgaaaattctgaaataaatcctgAAAAATGCTAGGGATACGACTAtactcctaaccatccaaccacaggttgattcacaCTAATGGTTTGTTATTATGGTGAATTGAAAGCGGGAAAATTAAAGCAGGTAATCATGACCAACAGTGAGTTACAAACAACAGATCTTACCTACTTCGGCCATGTGCCATTATCATCTTGCTTCCCACATTTCGTAATCTCCCATGTCCATGTGAGTTACTTACATCCAACTGGAATATTTCATAACCCAAATTCGTCAAGTTTTGGCTTCCATACTTTGCCAAGGGTTGAACTTATCTATAATAGGTTCAAagtttcagtttcaataatttaagTCAATAGATGTAAATGTCGGCAATGACATGAGTGTATATCATATCCATATCACGGATTACTAGACGTGCACATCTTATCCATACAATAATTTACTACAACATCGAGC
The sequence above is drawn from the Triticum aestivum cultivar Chinese Spring chromosome 7A, IWGSC CS RefSeq v2.1, whole genome shotgun sequence genome and encodes:
- the LOC123154338 gene encoding probable O-methyltransferase 2, which translates into the protein MAAQAESIEVPTDAELLQAQADLWRHSLYYLTSMALRCVVDLEIPTAIHRLGGVASLPDLMTALSLPSVKMPFLGRVMRVLVNSGVFAADNESEPGMELYRLTPLSRVLVHGVVADEHHSQRYFVLGVTSPHYTEAALGLADWFKKDTEPPVPSPFEEKFGVPLLDEKTALLDEELDDVVNQGVAAHDNLGIATILRECGDIFKGLESLTDCCGGDGTTARALVKAYPHIKCTVLDLPKVIDKAPADGVINYVAGDLFHTVPPSQAVMLKLVLHFWSDEDCVKILAQCRKAIPPREEGGKVIIIEIVVGPSLGPVMFEAQLLMDMLMMVNTRGGQRDEKHWSELFKKAGFTDYKIVKKLGARSVIEVYP
- the LOC123152985 gene encoding probable O-methyltransferase 2; the encoded protein is MAAQADTIEVPTDTELLQAQADLWRHSLYYLSSMGLRCPFHDNLGIATILRECGDIFKGLESLTDCCGGDGTTARALVKAYPHIKCTVLDLPKVIDKAPAHGVINYVAGDLFHTVPSSQAVMLKLVLHFWSDEDCVKILTQCKKAIPPRDEGGKVIIIDIVIGPSLGPIMFEAQLLMDMLMMVNTRGAQRSENDWRKLFVEAGFKDYKIVKKLGARCVIEVYP